The DNA sequence GGATGGCCGGAAAAGCCATAGTCGGTCAGGATGCGGCGCAGGTCCGGATGACCGGTGAACAGGATCCCGAACATGTCGAAGATCTCGCGCTCGAACCAGTTTGCGGCGGGATAGATCGCGGTCAGCGTCGGCAGCATCTCATCCTCGCGGATGGCGACCTTCACGCGGACGCGGTGGTTCTGGTACATCGACAGGAAGTGCCAGACGACGTCGAACCGCTGCTGGCGCGACGGGTAATCGACGGCGGTGATGTCGACCAGCGTGGAGAACCGGCAGCTGCTGTCGCTGCGCAGGAAATCCAGCAGATCCAGGATGCCGCTGGCCGTGGCCGTCACGGTCAGCTCGCCAAAGGCCACGTCGGTGCCGATGACCTCGTTCGGGCGGCGCAGCTTGATGTGCTCGGCCAGCTGGTCCAGCGCGTCGGGATCGGTATAGGTCGCCATGATCACCTCACCAGCGTGCCGGTGCGCCGGATGCGGCGCTGAAGTTGCAGGATGCCGTAAAGCAGCGCCTCGGCGGTCGGCGGGCAACCGGGGACATAGATGTCCACGGGCACGATCCGGTCGCATCCGCGCACCACGGAATAGCTGTAATGGTAATAGCCGCCGCCATTGGCGCAGCTGCCCATGCTGATGACATAGCGCGGCTCCGGCATCTGGTCATAGACCTTGCGCAGCGCCGGGGCCATCTTGTTGGTCAGCGTGCCCGCCACGATCATCAGGTCCGACTGGCGCGGGGAGGCGCGCGGCGCGGTCCCGAAGCGTTCCAGGTCATAGCGCGGCATCGAGGTCTGCATCATCTCGACCGCGCAGCAGGCCAGGCCGAACGTCATCCAGTGCAGCGAGCCGTTGCGCGCCCAGTTGATGATGTCCTCGGTCGTGGTCAGCAGGAAACCCTTGTCCTGCAGCTCCGCGTTCAAGGCCTTGGTCGCGTATTCGCGATCGGGTCCGGCGGTATTCGCCCCTG is a window from the Paracoccus marcusii genome containing:
- a CDS encoding NADH-quinone oxidoreductase subunit C, producing MATYTDPDALDQLAEHIKLRRPNEVIGTDVAFGELTVTATASGILDLLDFLRSDSSCRFSTLVDITAVDYPSRQQRFDVVWHFLSMYQNHRVRVKVAIREDEMLPTLTAIYPAANWFEREIFDMFGILFTGHPDLRRILTDYGFSGHPLRKDFPTTGYVEVRYDDAEKRVIYEPVSLVQEYRQFDFLSPWEGVQYALPGDEKGAAK
- a CDS encoding NuoB/complex I 20 kDa subunit family protein; the encoded protein is MAGANTAGPDREYATKALNAELQDKGFLLTTTEDIINWARNGSLHWMTFGLACCAVEMMQTSMPRYDLERFGTAPRASPRQSDLMIVAGTLTNKMAPALRKVYDQMPEPRYVISMGSCANGGGYYHYSYSVVRGCDRIVPVDIYVPGCPPTAEALLYGILQLQRRIRRTGTLVR